Proteins co-encoded in one Ziziphus jujuba cultivar Dongzao chromosome 9, ASM3175591v1 genomic window:
- the LOC107415767 gene encoding (S)-8-oxocitronellyl enol synthase ISY1, which produces MSWWWAGAIGAAKKKFDSDNAPAKHHSVALVVGVTGIVGNSLAEILPLSDTPGGPWKVYGVARRPRPPWNADHPIHYIQCDVSDSQQTNEKLSDLTDVTHIFYVAWTSRPTEAENSDINGRMLLNVLNTVIPIAPNLLHICLQTGRKHYMGPFELLGKIKPHEPPFHEDLPRLKVPNFYYTQEDILLAEVNKKQGLTWSVHRPGVIFGFSPYSLMNIVVSLCAYASICKHQGQALKFPGSQAAWDGFCDASDADLIAEHEIWAAVDPFAKNQAFNCSNGDVFKWKHLWEVLAEKFGLEYSAEFDVKLTLEEMMKGKDWVWDEIVKEKNLVPTKLEEIGGWWFADIILGLNELHLDSMNKNKEYGFVGFRNSKTSFGSWIDKIKSYRIVL; this is translated from the exons atgagCTGGTGGTGGGCAGGAGCAATAGGAGCTGCAAAG AAAAAATTCGATTCCGACAATGCTCCGGCCAAGCACCACAGCGTGGCACTCGTCGTCGGCGTGACTGGTATCGTCGGCAACAGTCTCGCCGAGATTCTTCCTCTCTCCGATACACCCGGCGGACCATGGAAAGTCTACGGCGTTGCCCGCCGGCCTCGGCCTCCCTGGAACGCTGACCATCCAATCCACTACATCCAATGCGACGTGTCCGATTCCCAACAAACCAATGAAAAACTTTCCGACCTCACTGACGTAACCCACATCTTCTACGTCGCGTGGACCAGCAGACCCACCGAAGCTGAGAACAGCGACATCAATGGCAGAATGCTATTGAATGTGCTAAACACCGTCATTCCAATTGCTCCGAATCTACTTCACATTTGCTTGCAAACGGGTCGAAAACACTACATGGGTCCATTCGAATTGCTCGGAAAAATCAAACCCCATGAACCTCCATTTCACGAGGACCTTCCACGACTTAAAGTTCCGAACTTCTACTATACCCAAGAAGATATATTGCTCGCCGAGGTGAATAAGAAACAGGGCTTGACATGGTCGGTGCATAGACCCGGAGTGATATTCGGGTTCTCACCTTACAGCTTGATGAACATCGTAGTCTCTCTGTGCGCTTATGCCTCCATTTGCAAGCACCAAGGTCAGGCATTGAAGTTTCCGGGAAGTCAAGCAGCGTGGGATGGTTTCTGCGACGCTTCGGATGCTGATTTGATTGCGGAGCACGAGATTTGGGCAGCTGTGGATCCGTTTGCAAAGAACCAAGCTTTCAATTGCAGCAATGGAGATGTGTTCAAGTGGAAGCATTTGTGGGAAGTGTTGGCGGAGAAGTTTGGGTTGGAATATAGTGCAGAGTTCGATGTGAAATTGACATTGGAGGAGATGATGAAGGGTAAAGATTGGGTTTGGGATGAGATCGTGAAGGAGAAAAATCTGGTCCCGACCAAGTTGGAAGAGATTGGAGGCTGGTGGTTTGCGGATATTATTCTTGGACTAAATGAGTTGCACTTGGATAGTATGAACAAGAACAAAGAGTATGGTTTTGTTGGGTTTAGGAATTCAAAAACCAGTTTTGGTTCTTGGATTGATAAGATCAAATCCTATAGAATTGTTCTTTGA